One segment of Acidobacteriota bacterium DNA contains the following:
- a CDS encoding YciI family protein: MHFVVFATHKGDMGQERLRLADAFAAYLHDSSHHPDVTVHHGGQTLSENGETVTGLVLVLEASSLEAAQAFVGESPYARAGTFSESHIRPWNWLTGRPG, encoded by the coding sequence ATGCATTTCGTAGTCTTCGCGACACACAAGGGCGACATGGGTCAGGAACGGCTCCGTTTGGCCGATGCATTCGCCGCCTACCTTCACGATTCCTCCCACCATCCTGACGTGACCGTTCACCATGGTGGGCAGACGCTCAGCGAGAATGGCGAGACCGTCACCGGCCTGGTCCTGGTGCTCGAAGCTTCTTCGCTCGAGGCAGCGCAGGCGTTCGTCGGCGAGAGTCCCTATGCCCGGGCGGGCACCTTCTCCGAGTCCCACATCCGCCCGTGGAACTGGTTGACGGGACGCCCCGGTTAA